ACTCGGGGATCATCAGCACGCGCTTCGCGATGATGTTTCGCTGGATCTCGCTGGTTCCACCCCAGATCGAGTCAGCTCGCGTGATCAGCCATTTGCGAGTGCGCGTGATTTCAGAGTCTTCGAATCCATCTCCACTCCAGCCCAGCCCGCGACAACCGAGCACCTGCATGGCGATGTCCTGCTCCCGCTTGCCGAGTTCCGACCAGTAGTACTTGGACATCGCGGC
This portion of the bacterium genome encodes:
- a CDS encoding acyl-CoA dehydrogenase family protein, which translates into the protein AAMSKYYWSELGKREQDIAMQVLGCRGLGWSGDGFEDSEITRTRKWLITRADSIWGGTSEIQRNIIAKRVLMIPE